One genomic region from Devosia neptuniae encodes:
- a CDS encoding glucarate dehydratase family protein, whose product MRIAEVRLTPVAIPDKPLLNCKGVHQPYALRTIIELVCDDGTIGLGESYGSIKALAGLRRAAPALVGLDPFHLHELHARVLAAIPEGGGINAKSAVADHKVTDVATSAFEVPCMDIQGKLLNRPVSDLLGGAVRDRVSFSAYLFFKFAGHLGQSPDEWGEVLTPNQMVEEARRFVSLHGFKSLKLKGGVLHPDLEIETMLKLREAFPDHPLRIDPNGGWTVETAKYIAKKLEGVLEYLEDPVIGMDAMAEVAASTSIPLATNMIVLEFDQIAEAYRKRAVKIVLADHHYWGGMRAATHLGKLCQALELGVSMHSNSHLGITLAAMAHVAAASLNLGYDCDTHYPWTGVDVLEGDLFAFENGALAVPTGPGLGVTLDRNKLTKLAALYETGGVSERDDTAYMKQFDPTYERRVPRW is encoded by the coding sequence ATGCGTATTGCCGAAGTTCGCCTCACGCCCGTCGCCATCCCCGACAAGCCCTTGCTCAACTGCAAGGGCGTGCACCAGCCCTATGCGCTGCGTACTATTATCGAGCTGGTCTGCGACGACGGCACCATCGGCCTCGGCGAGAGCTATGGCAGCATCAAAGCCCTAGCCGGCCTGCGCCGCGCCGCCCCCGCACTGGTGGGCCTTGATCCCTTCCACCTGCATGAACTGCATGCTCGCGTACTGGCCGCCATTCCCGAAGGCGGCGGCATCAACGCCAAATCCGCCGTGGCCGATCACAAGGTAACCGACGTCGCCACCTCGGCTTTCGAAGTGCCCTGCATGGATATCCAGGGTAAGCTACTGAACCGTCCCGTCTCGGACCTGCTCGGCGGCGCCGTGCGCGATCGCGTCTCCTTCAGCGCCTATCTCTTCTTCAAATTCGCCGGCCATCTCGGGCAATCGCCCGACGAATGGGGTGAGGTGCTGACCCCTAACCAAATGGTCGAGGAGGCCCGCCGCTTCGTCAGCCTACACGGCTTCAAATCGCTCAAGCTCAAGGGCGGCGTGCTACATCCCGATCTTGAAATCGAAACCATGCTCAAGCTGCGCGAGGCCTTTCCCGACCATCCCCTCCGCATCGATCCCAATGGCGGCTGGACCGTCGAAACGGCCAAATACATCGCCAAAAAACTCGAAGGCGTGCTCGAATATCTTGAAGACCCGGTCATCGGCATGGACGCCATGGCCGAGGTCGCAGCCTCCACCTCCATCCCGCTTGCCACCAATATGATCGTGCTCGAATTCGACCAGATCGCCGAGGCCTATCGCAAGCGCGCCGTCAAAATCGTGCTGGCGGACCATCACTATTGGGGCGGCATGCGCGCCGCGACCCATCTGGGCAAGCTCTGTCAGGCGCTCGAGCTTGGCGTCTCCATGCATTCCAATTCCCATCTCGGCATCACGCTAGCGGCCATGGCCCACGTCGCCGCCGCCTCACTCAATCTCGGCTATGATTGCGACACACACTATCCCTGGACGGGCGTTGACGTTTTGGAAGGCGATCTCTTCGCGTTCGAGAATGGTGCGTTGGCCGTGCCAACAGGGCCCGGCCTCGGCGTAACGCTCGATCGGAATAAACTCACCAAACTCGCCGCTCTCTACGAAACCGGCGGCGTCTCCGAACGCGACGACACCGCTTATATGAAACAATTCGACCCCACTTACGAGCGCCGCGTACCCCGCTGGTAG
- a CDS encoding ribonuclease activity regulator RraA: protein MPDFSEATREKLRGVSTATLCTALFKRGLRNQFIQDVRPVGSVTRTMVGPAFTLRYIPAREDLNPLEVFQDRAHPQRQAVEQCPAGSVLVMDSRQNARAASAGSILVTRLMRRGVEGVVTDGGFRDSPEIGRMSFPAYHQRPSAPTNLTLHQALDINVPIGCGDVAVWPGDILVGDGEGVVVIPSGIVEEIAEEAVSMTRYEDFVLERVQDGASVLGLYPMTAEQHRRDFEIWKETSLSNRTPEAR from the coding sequence ATGCCCGACTTCTCCGAAGCCACCCGCGAAAAATTGCGCGGCGTCAGCACAGCAACGCTTTGCACCGCCCTGTTCAAACGCGGGTTGCGCAACCAGTTTATCCAGGATGTTCGACCCGTCGGCAGCGTCACTCGCACTATGGTGGGACCCGCATTCACGCTGCGCTATATCCCCGCCCGGGAAGATCTCAATCCGCTTGAGGTGTTCCAGGACCGCGCTCATCCCCAGCGGCAGGCCGTCGAACAATGTCCGGCCGGTTCAGTTCTGGTGATGGATAGCCGGCAGAATGCCCGTGCCGCGTCCGCCGGTTCGATCCTGGTGACGCGCCTCATGCGGCGCGGTGTCGAGGGTGTGGTCACCGACGGTGGTTTTCGTGACAGTCCGGAAATCGGCCGGATGTCTTTCCCGGCCTATCATCAGAGGCCTTCCGCGCCAACCAATCTCACATTGCATCAAGCGCTCGATATCAATGTACCGATCGGTTGTGGTGATGTCGCGGTATGGCCCGGAGATATCCTTGTCGGCGATGGCGAAGGGGTCGTTGTCATTCCCTCTGGTATCGTGGAGGAGATCGCTGAGGAGGCGGTGTCCATGACGCGCTACGAGGACTTTGTGCTCGAGCGCGTTCAAGACGGGGCCTCGGTGCTTGGCCTATACCCAATGACCGCGGAGCAGCATCGCAGAGATTTCGAGATTTGGAAGGAAACAAGCCTGTCGAACAGAACCCCTGAGGCTCGCTAA
- a CDS encoding SGNH/GDSL hydrolase family protein: MAISIPRAGRIAILGTSLVQQNHNGSDSHIATSARGWMSWAEVLSHGRLACPIHHDPAVVSGWEPSNRPGISRFFTGLNFGVSGQKAIEIERRLARLLAEDFDLIVLDAGTNDMMVETKETIAEIRARIATTLLAAGKTVILLPILARGTQKWASVGAERAKAHWINQMSLDFAARHANCHVFDWNAPWVDTADPDGAPQAGFSNDGTHFPVTGGFAVGKALATYLTPLVPHAAPRLVAPDDRFDAINNPLGNLARAQDQSISATASSNHVLANDVVYPGAGAWVTASCTIAVPAHPAILGLSLVLTDPAEEGLRSISLSPFKSDDGQLWPYPAHAWNGLLRTPPIRLRPGAIPPSLTLEVILATDAAPLHLDIGGIDIRPVPNPVRS, translated from the coding sequence ATGGCCATCTCCATCCCGCGCGCCGGGCGAATTGCCATTCTTGGCACGTCGCTTGTGCAGCAAAATCACAATGGCAGCGACAGCCACATCGCCACCTCGGCGCGCGGCTGGATGAGCTGGGCCGAAGTGCTCTCGCATGGCCGCTTGGCCTGTCCGATCCATCACGATCCGGCAGTCGTATCCGGCTGGGAGCCCAGCAATCGGCCCGGCATCAGTCGCTTCTTTACCGGGCTCAATTTCGGCGTCTCCGGCCAGAAGGCCATCGAGATCGAGCGGCGCTTGGCTCGGCTGCTGGCCGAGGATTTCGATCTGATCGTCCTTGATGCCGGCACCAATGACATGATGGTCGAAACCAAGGAAACCATCGCCGAAATCCGCGCCCGTATCGCCACGACCCTGCTCGCCGCCGGCAAAACGGTCATCCTGCTGCCCATTCTGGCCCGCGGCACGCAAAAATGGGCTTCGGTCGGCGCCGAGCGCGCCAAGGCCCACTGGATCAACCAGATGAGCCTGGATTTCGCCGCCCGCCACGCCAATTGCCACGTCTTCGATTGGAACGCCCCCTGGGTCGACACCGCCGATCCCGATGGCGCGCCGCAAGCCGGCTTCTCCAATGACGGCACCCATTTCCCCGTCACCGGCGGCTTCGCCGTGGGCAAAGCCCTGGCCACCTATCTAACCCCGCTCGTCCCCCACGCCGCGCCTCGTCTGGTCGCGCCCGACGACCGCTTCGACGCCATTAACAACCCGCTCGGCAATCTCGCCCGCGCCCAAGACCAGTCGATCAGCGCAACCGCCAGTTCAAACCACGTTCTGGCCAACGACGTCGTGTATCCCGGCGCCGGTGCGTGGGTCACAGCCAGCTGCACCATCGCCGTCCCCGCCCATCCGGCCATTCTGGGTCTCTCGCTCGTCCTGACCGATCCAGCGGAGGAGGGGCTGCGCTCTATCTCCCTGTCCCCTTTCAAGTCCGACGATGGCCAACTCTGGCCCTATCCAGCCCATGCCTGGAACGGCCTCCTGCGCACCCCACCCATCCGCCTGCGGCCCGGCGCTATCCCGCCGAGCCTCACCCTCGAAGTGATCCTCGCCACCGACGCCGCCCCGCTCCATCTCGATATCGGCGGCATCGACATCCGCCCCGTTCCCAATCCGGTGCGTTCATGA
- a CDS encoding type II toxin-antitoxin system TacA family antitoxin, which translates to MPAKEDQKISTSVPINLRIPREAQLMIDRAAKLSGKNRTEFMVEAAMAAAEDKLLDQAFIALDAQAYAQFLDVLDRGPEPEGYKRLMSAPSPWGK; encoded by the coding sequence ATGCCGGCAAAAGAAGACCAAAAAATAAGCACTTCCGTCCCAATCAACTTGCGGATTCCGCGAGAGGCGCAGCTTATGATCGACCGGGCGGCCAAGCTATCCGGTAAGAACCGCACCGAATTCATGGTGGAGGCAGCCATGGCAGCAGCAGAAGACAAGCTGCTGGACCAGGCTTTCATCGCACTCGACGCGCAAGCCTACGCTCAGTTCCTGGATGTTCTTGATAGGGGGCCAGAGCCCGAAGGGTACAAGCGCTTGATGAGTGCGCCTTCGCCCTGGGGCAAATAA
- a CDS encoding tripartite tricarboxylate transporter TctB family protein yields the protein MFLVMGVAGAILATRYDLGQLRRLGPGAFPFAVALLLALIGLCLLLKSLRDHGPDILGVEVASLLAIGGALLIAGLTVRSLGIVVAVPAAVVVSSLAAGGFKPLRIAAMAVGLTLFCYLVFILGLGIQLPVFPGQF from the coding sequence TTGTTTCTTGTCATGGGCGTCGCTGGCGCGATCCTGGCGACACGCTATGATTTGGGCCAATTGCGCCGCCTCGGTCCGGGGGCTTTTCCCTTTGCAGTCGCGCTCCTTCTGGCGCTGATCGGGCTATGCCTCTTGCTTAAATCCCTGCGGGATCATGGCCCCGACATACTGGGTGTCGAGGTCGCCAGTCTGCTGGCCATCGGCGGCGCGCTACTGATCGCCGGGTTGACGGTGCGCTCGCTGGGCATTGTCGTTGCCGTCCCGGCGGCCGTGGTGGTGAGCAGTCTCGCCGCCGGCGGATTCAAGCCGCTGCGAATAGCCGCAATGGCGGTGGGGCTGACGCTGTTCTGCTATCTCGTGTTCATTTTGGGGCTTGGTATTCAATTGCCCGTTTTTCCGGGGCAATTCTGA
- a CDS encoding GNAT family N-acetyltransferase, protein MQAPSRLSEQHRLEDFSSGEVVLDTWLKTRALPNQAAGVSRTYVAVEGGQVAGYYCLSSAAISLKEAPRALRHGMPDPLPMILMGRLAVDQRYKGQGLGTALLKDSVLRAQSALEIIGVRGLLVHALHDQAKGFYLHHGFRETPGNPLTLVLPFKFT, encoded by the coding sequence TTGCAGGCGCCTTCCCGACTTTCCGAGCAGCATAGGCTTGAGGACTTTTCCTCCGGCGAGGTTGTTCTCGACACTTGGCTCAAAACCCGGGCTCTGCCCAACCAGGCGGCGGGTGTTTCTCGGACCTACGTCGCAGTTGAGGGTGGCCAGGTGGCAGGGTATTACTGCCTCAGCTCCGCGGCAATTAGCTTGAAAGAGGCACCTAGGGCACTGCGCCACGGTATGCCGGATCCTTTGCCGATGATCCTGATGGGCAGACTTGCGGTCGATCAGCGATATAAGGGGCAGGGGCTCGGAACTGCGCTCCTGAAAGACTCCGTTCTGAGAGCACAATCAGCCCTGGAAATAATTGGGGTCCGCGGGCTCCTGGTTCATGCTCTTCATGACCAGGCTAAGGGCTTCTATCTGCATCACGGTTTCCGTGAGACGCCCGGAAACCCGCTCACACTGGTTCTGCCCTTCAAGTTTACATGA
- a CDS encoding VOC family protein → MLRVASIVWGVEDVSRAIAFWCAALNYKPREKPDIDWAVLVPISGEGVQVAIDKADERATGHRPRHHLDLYADDPAREVDRLLKLGATRVARDYPPDADFVVLADPDGNRFCVVQK, encoded by the coding sequence ATGCTCCGAGTTGCCTCGATTGTCTGGGGAGTGGAGGATGTATCCAGGGCCATTGCATTCTGGTGCGCCGCGCTCAACTACAAGCCTCGTGAGAAGCCCGATATTGATTGGGCGGTTCTGGTTCCGATTAGCGGTGAAGGTGTGCAGGTCGCAATTGACAAGGCAGATGAGCGAGCAACTGGTCACCGTCCCCGGCACCATCTAGACCTTTACGCTGATGATCCAGCGCGGGAGGTTGATCGTCTTCTGAAACTTGGTGCCACCAGGGTTGCCCGAGACTATCCACCCGATGCCGACTTTGTCGTACTCGCAGACCCCGATGGCAACCGCTTTTGCGTCGTTCAGAAATAG
- a CDS encoding SDR family NAD(P)-dependent oxidoreductase, producing the protein MQRFSNKTVLVAGAGRDIGRACALRFAEEGANVVLTYNGAEDGARSAVAEIEQRGGKVLALKADLTQKAVVDAAVAAASDRFGAIHGLVHVAGGLVARKTMAEMDETFWNQVMSVNLTSLFLTAQAVLPKMTEGGAIVTFSSQAGRDGGGPGAIAYATSKGAVMTFTRGLAKEAGPRIRVNAVCPGMIATAFHDTFTKPEVRERVAGAALLKREGTSEDVAGLVAFLASDDAAYITGACYDINGGVLYS; encoded by the coding sequence ATGCAGCGCTTTTCCAACAAGACCGTCCTCGTCGCCGGCGCCGGCCGCGATATCGGCCGCGCCTGCGCCCTGCGCTTTGCCGAGGAAGGTGCCAATGTGGTGCTGACCTATAATGGTGCCGAAGATGGCGCCCGCTCCGCCGTAGCCGAAATCGAACAGCGCGGCGGCAAGGTCCTCGCCCTCAAGGCCGATCTGACGCAGAAGGCAGTAGTCGACGCCGCCGTGGCCGCCGCCTCTGACCGCTTCGGCGCCATCCATGGCCTGGTGCATGTCGCCGGTGGCCTTGTGGCCCGCAAGACTATGGCCGAGATGGACGAAACCTTCTGGAACCAGGTGATGAGCGTCAACCTTACCTCGCTCTTCCTCACAGCCCAGGCCGTCTTGCCCAAAATGACCGAAGGCGGCGCCATCGTCACCTTCTCCTCCCAGGCCGGCCGTGATGGCGGCGGCCCCGGCGCCATCGCCTACGCCACCTCCAAGGGCGCGGTGATGACCTTCACCCGCGGCCTCGCCAAGGAAGCCGGCCCCCGCATTCGCGTCAACGCGGTCTGCCCCGGCATGATCGCCACTGCCTTCCACGACACTTTCACCAAGCCCGAAGTGCGCGAGCGCGTCGCGGGCGCAGCCCTGCTCAAGCGCGAAGGCACCTCCGAAGACGTGGCCGGGCTGGTGGCATTCCTCGCTTCCGACGATGCGGCCTACATCACCGGTGCCTGCTACGACATCAATGGTGGCGTGCTCTATTCCTGA
- a CDS encoding Thivi_2564 family membrane protein, whose translation MGTSVLISILITFLVIVLVLWLVQRLPIEARIRQILQIVIIVIGIISLLKYLAIF comes from the coding sequence GTGGGCACTTCCGTTCTAATCAGCATCCTGATCACCTTCTTGGTGATCGTCCTCGTTCTCTGGCTGGTTCAGCGCCTGCCCATCGAGGCGCGCATCCGCCAGATATTGCAGATCGTGATCATTGTGATCGGGATAATCTCACTGCTGAAGTACCTGGCGATATTCTAG
- a CDS encoding hydroxyacid dehydrogenase, with protein sequence MTAKPKLLLAMRDELPAGFCGAEEWARLEAVTDIISRDAFTDFDTPTGAAALRDADIMLAAWGAPPLTGARLARAPNLKMVAYAAASVRVIAPPPFWQRDILITSAVSAMAVPVAEFTFAAIIMCGKDVFRIRDTHRDQRGTGGFGTRISMDVSHLGNYRRRIGIVGASRIGRLTIEMLVRANFAVAVYDPFLSAEDAAAMGATKMDLHPLLAWSDTVSLHAPVLPETHHMIGAAELALMADNTVLINTARGRLLDHDALLPEVQSGRLRVLIDTPDPEPLPPESPLYDLPNVVLTPHIAGAQGNELRRLADLAITEIERFVTGQPPLFAVRETELDRIA encoded by the coding sequence ATGACCGCCAAGCCCAAACTGCTACTCGCCATGCGCGACGAACTGCCCGCCGGTTTCTGCGGAGCCGAAGAATGGGCGCGTCTTGAAGCGGTAACCGACATTATCTCGCGCGACGCCTTCACCGATTTCGACACCCCCACCGGCGCTGCCGCCCTGCGCGATGCCGACATAATGCTGGCCGCCTGGGGCGCGCCGCCCCTGACAGGGGCCCGGCTCGCCCGCGCCCCCAATCTCAAAATGGTGGCCTACGCCGCCGCCTCCGTCCGCGTCATCGCCCCGCCGCCCTTCTGGCAGCGCGACATTCTCATCACCTCGGCAGTCTCCGCCATGGCCGTCCCGGTCGCCGAATTCACCTTCGCCGCCATTATCATGTGCGGCAAAGACGTTTTCCGCATCCGCGATACCCACCGCGATCAGCGCGGCACAGGCGGCTTCGGCACCCGCATCAGCATGGACGTGTCCCATCTCGGCAATTATCGCCGCCGCATCGGCATTGTCGGCGCCTCCCGCATCGGCCGGCTCACTATCGAGATGCTGGTGCGCGCCAATTTCGCCGTCGCGGTCTATGATCCCTTCCTCAGCGCCGAAGACGCCGCCGCCATGGGCGCCACCAAAATGGACCTACACCCGCTGCTCGCCTGGTCCGATACCGTATCGCTGCACGCGCCAGTCCTGCCCGAAACCCACCACATGATCGGCGCGGCCGAACTGGCGCTGATGGCTGACAATACCGTGCTGATCAACACCGCCCGCGGCCGGCTGCTCGATCACGATGCGCTCTTGCCCGAAGTCCAATCCGGCCGGCTCCGCGTGCTGATCGACACCCCCGATCCAGAACCCCTGCCGCCCGAAAGCCCGCTCTACGACCTGCCCAATGTCGTGCTGACACCCCACATCGCCGGCGCCCAAGGCAATGAACTGCGCCGGCTGGCCGATCTGGCCATCACCGAAATCGAACGCTTCGTCACCGGCCAACCGCCATTGTTCGCGGTGCGCGAAACCGAACTGGACCGCATCGCATGA
- a CDS encoding sugar phosphate isomerase/epimerase family protein — protein sequence MSTLTHCFSTLGCPDLSVHEAAELAQTYGIPAIELRVISGSLDIPQALAAEFGDPAGFRHWLENTPIRIAGLGTSARLFGDENLAELEQFLPWAEAARVPFLRVFDGGEILSDADYIQAGERLAQWQADRQRRGLVVDLMIETHDALAQPAQLSEFVTRLPTVAILWDAHHTWAKGGADPLATWRSIAPHVVHVHVKDSALRADGRHYVLPGQGDFPMATLMPLLEAAGPVPISLEWERHWHNELPPLDQALQAARSWW from the coding sequence ATGAGCACGCTGACCCATTGTTTCTCCACCCTCGGCTGCCCCGATCTCTCCGTTCACGAAGCGGCCGAGCTGGCGCAGACCTATGGTATCCCAGCCATAGAATTACGAGTGATTTCCGGCTCGCTCGACATCCCTCAGGCCCTGGCCGCCGAATTCGGCGACCCTGCCGGCTTCCGTCATTGGCTCGAGAACACGCCCATCCGCATCGCAGGCCTTGGCACCTCCGCACGCCTCTTCGGCGACGAAAACCTCGCCGAACTCGAACAATTCCTGCCCTGGGCCGAAGCCGCGCGCGTGCCTTTTCTGCGCGTTTTCGACGGCGGGGAAATCCTCTCGGACGCCGACTATATCCAGGCCGGCGAGCGCCTCGCCCAATGGCAAGCCGACCGCCAGCGACGCGGCCTCGTCGTCGATCTCATGATCGAAACCCACGACGCCCTGGCCCAACCCGCCCAATTGTCCGAATTCGTCACGCGCCTCCCCACCGTCGCCATCCTCTGGGACGCCCACCACACCTGGGCCAAGGGCGGCGCCGATCCGCTCGCCACCTGGCGGAGCATCGCCCCGCACGTCGTCCACGTCCACGTCAAGGACAGCGCCTTGCGCGCCGATGGCCGCCATTATGTGCTGCCGGGGCAGGGCGACTTCCCCATGGCTACCCTCATGCCGCTGCTTGAGGCCGCCGGGCCTGTTCCCATCAGCCTCGAATGGGAACGCCACTGGCACAATGAACTACCCCCGCTGGATCAGGCGCTCCAGGCCGCCCGCTCGTGGTGGTAA